From Solanum lycopersicum chromosome 8, SLM_r2.1, the proteins below share one genomic window:
- the LOC101248700 gene encoding cytochrome P450 71D7 — protein sequence MEIQFSPFNLFPLFLFFSFLYILLNKCNTKNTKLPPGPWRLPLIGNLHHLKGKLPHHNLRDLARKHGPLMYLQLGEVPVVVISSPRIAKAVLKTHDLAFATRPQFMASDIVFYKSRDISFAPYGDYWRQMRKVLTQELLNNKMVKSYNMIRKDELSKLLSSIRLATGSAVNITEKLLWFTSCMTCRLAFGKICNDRDELIMLIREILALSGGFDVCDLFPSWKLLQNMSNMKARLTNVHHKYDQIMENIINEHKQNHAAGIKGNNEFGGEDMIDALLRAKENNELQFPIENDNMKAVILDLFIAGTETSYTAIIWALTEMMKHPNVMAKAQAEVRQVFKDNENFDENDLDKLPYLKSVIKETLRMHPPVPLLGPRECREQTEIDGYTVPLNARVMVNAWAIGRDPESWEDPESFKPERFENVAVDLTGNHYQFIPFGSGRRMCPGMSFGLVNTGHPLAQFLYQFDWKLPDKVNANDFRTTETSRVFAASKDDLYLIPTSPREQE from the exons ATGGAGATTCAATTTTCTCCTTTCAACTTATTTCctttgtttctcttcttttcatttctttatatcCTATTGAATAAATGTAAcacaaaaaacacaaaattaccTCCAGGTCCATGGAGACTTCCTCTTATTGGAAACCTTCATCACTTGAAGGGTAAACTACCACATCATAACCTTCGAGATTTAGCTCGAAAACATGGACCTCTCATGTACTTACAACTCGGAGAAGTTCCTGTAGTTGTCATATCATCACCTCGCATAGCAAAAGCTGTACTGAAAACTCATGACCTCGCTTTTGCAACTAGGCCACAGTTCATGGCCTCAGACATTGTGTTTTACAAAAGTAGGGACATATCTTTCGCCCCATATGGTGATTACTGGAGACAAATGCGTAAAGTGTTAACACAAGAACTACTCAATAACAAGATGGTCAAGTCATATAACATGATCCGAAAAGATGAGCTGTCAAAGCTCCTCTCATCGATTCGTTTGGCAACAGGTTCTGCAGTTAACATAACAGAAAAGCTTCTCTGGTTTACCAGCTGCATGACCTGTAGATTAGCATTTGGAAAAATATGCAACGATCGAGATGAACTGATCATGCTTATAAGGGAGATATTAGCATTATCAGGAGGATTTGATGTGTGTGATTTGTTCCCTTCCTGGAAATTACTTCAAAATATGAGTAACATGAAAGCTAGATTAACAAATGTACATCATAAGTATGATCAAATTATGgagaatatcatcaatgaacacaaacAGAATCATGCAGCAGGTATAAAGGGAAATAACGAGTTTGGTGGCGAAGATATGATTGATGCTTTACTGAGAGCTAAAGAGAACAATGAACTTCAATTTCCTATTGAAAATGACAACATGAAAGCAGTAATTCTG GACTTGTTTATTGCTGGAACAGAAACTTCATATACTGCTATTATATGGGCATTAACAGAGATGATGAAGCACCCAAATGTTATGGCCAAGGCACAAGctgaagtgagacaagtctttaaagataatgaaaattTCGATGAAAATGATCTTGACAAGTTGCCATACTTGAAATCAGTGATTAAGGAAACACTAAGGATGCATCCTCCAGTTCCTTTGTTAGGACCTAGGGAGTGCAGGGAGCAGACTGAGATTGATGGATATACTGTACCGCTTAATGCTAGAGTAATGGTTAATGCATGGGCGATTGGAAGAGATCCTGAAAGTTGGGAAGATCCTGAAAGTTTCAAACCAGAGAGATTTGAAAATGTTGCAGTTGATCTTACAGGTAATCACTATCAGTTTATTCCCTTTGGTTCAGGAAGAAGAATGTGTCCAGGAATGTCGTTTGGTTTAGTTAACACTGGGCATCCTTTAGCCCAGTTTCTATACCAATTCGACTGGAAACTCCCTGATAAGGTTAATGCAAACGATTTTCGTACTACTGAAACAAGTAGAGTTTTTGCAGCAAGCAAAGATGACCTCTACTTGATCCCCACAAGTCCCAGGGAGCAAGAATAG